The Oceanibaculum indicum P24 genome has a window encoding:
- a CDS encoding ArsR/SmtB family transcription factor — MNTNRIAEIGLLVGEPARAAMLLALMDGRALTAGELAQAAGVTPQSASAHLARLTQAGLLAMERQGRHRYHRLASPEVARLLETVMQVASLAPQPVRAPVTGPRDAAMRRARTCYDHMAGELGVALADALQARGHVELDDGAGLVTPAGLDFLHGLGLTGESLSGASGARALCRPCLDWSERRPHIAGRLGAALCSHFLDSHLVRRIGGSRALEITPTGQAYLRERFDIRTF; from the coding sequence ATGAACACGAACCGTATTGCCGAGATCGGCCTGCTGGTGGGAGAACCCGCCCGCGCCGCCATGCTGCTTGCGCTGATGGACGGGCGCGCGCTGACCGCCGGGGAACTGGCCCAGGCCGCCGGGGTGACGCCGCAGAGTGCGAGCGCGCATCTCGCCCGACTGACGCAGGCCGGGCTGCTGGCGATGGAGCGGCAGGGCCGGCACCGCTATCACCGTCTGGCCTCGCCGGAGGTGGCGCGTCTGCTGGAAACCGTCATGCAGGTGGCGTCCCTGGCGCCGCAACCCGTGCGGGCGCCGGTGACCGGCCCGCGCGATGCGGCGATGCGCCGGGCCCGCACCTGCTATGACCATATGGCGGGGGAACTCGGCGTGGCGCTGGCCGATGCGCTGCAGGCACGCGGCCATGTCGAACTGGATGACGGCGCCGGTCTGGTGACACCGGCCGGGCTGGACTTCCTGCACGGGCTGGGGCTGACGGGCGAAAGTCTTTCTGGTGCCTCTGGAGCGCGTGCCCTGTGCCGGCCCTGCCTCGACTGGAGCGAACGCCGCCCGCACATCGCCGGCCGGCTGGGGGCGGCCCTGTGCAGCCATTTCCTGGACAGCCATCTGGTGCGCCGGATCGGCGGCAGCCGGGCGCTGGAGATCACGCCTACGGGGCAGGCATATTTACGCGAACGCTTCGATATCCGCACTTTTTAG
- a CDS encoding MgtC/SapB family protein: protein MDDTILHLAVALGIGLLIGAERERRKGTGPGRAPAGIRTFAIAALAGATAMLVGDGPLLAAASLGVAVLAAAAYWRSREEDPGLTTEVALVLTVLLGGLALQRPALAAGMGVAVAILLAARGAIHRFVSGVLSAQEVNDTLLFAAVTLIVLPILPDRPIGPYGALNPHKLWLLVVLLMAVSGLGHAAIRLVGARAGLPLAGLIGGFASSTATIGAMGGRALRDAALLSPAIAGAVLSSVATIALLAAVLGATSLESLRALLPAILAGGAAALLYGVLFTRRAFTGDKTEAAPPGRIFDPKAIAGFALGLAAIILISAALHDWFGDAGILAAAALAGFADAHAAAIMVASQVASGNLPADEAALPVLLGLTTNTISKAALAWLAGPRGFAAGVLPGLILILAGAWGAAWWAS, encoded by the coding sequence ATGGACGACACCATCCTCCATCTCGCCGTGGCACTGGGCATCGGCCTGCTGATCGGTGCCGAGCGGGAACGCCGCAAGGGTACCGGGCCCGGCCGCGCACCTGCGGGCATCCGCACCTTCGCCATTGCCGCGCTGGCCGGCGCCACGGCCATGCTGGTGGGCGATGGTCCGCTGCTGGCGGCGGCTTCACTGGGAGTTGCGGTGCTGGCAGCCGCCGCCTACTGGCGCAGCCGGGAAGAAGATCCCGGCCTCACCACAGAGGTGGCGCTGGTGCTGACCGTGCTGCTGGGCGGGCTGGCGCTGCAGCGCCCGGCACTGGCCGCCGGGATGGGTGTGGCGGTTGCCATCCTGCTGGCGGCACGCGGGGCGATCCACCGCTTCGTCAGCGGCGTACTGTCCGCGCAGGAGGTGAATGACACACTGCTCTTCGCGGCGGTGACGCTGATCGTGTTGCCCATCCTGCCGGACCGGCCCATCGGGCCTTATGGCGCGCTGAACCCGCACAAGCTCTGGCTGCTGGTCGTGCTGCTGATGGCGGTCAGCGGCCTTGGCCATGCCGCCATCCGGCTGGTCGGTGCGCGCGCCGGCCTGCCGCTGGCCGGGCTGATCGGGGGCTTCGCCTCCAGCACCGCGACCATCGGCGCGATGGGCGGCCGCGCGCTGCGTGATGCAGCGCTGCTATCCCCCGCCATTGCCGGGGCCGTGCTGTCCTCGGTCGCCACGATTGCCCTGCTGGCCGCCGTGCTGGGGGCGACCAGCCTGGAGTCGCTGCGGGCGCTGCTGCCCGCGATCCTGGCCGGCGGCGCGGCAGCGCTGCTCTACGGCGTCCTGTTCACCCGGCGTGCCTTCACTGGCGACAAGACTGAAGCCGCACCGCCGGGCCGTATCTTCGACCCGAAGGCGATTGCCGGCTTTGCCCTCGGGCTGGCGGCGATCATCCTGATCTCGGCGGCGCTGCATGACTGGTTCGGCGATGCCGGCATCCTGGCGGCGGCGGCGCTGGCCGGATTCGCCGATGCGCATGCCGCCGCGATCATGGTCGCAAGCCAGGTGGCCAGCGGCAATCTGCCCGCCGACGAGGCAGCGCTCCCGGTATTGCTGGGCCTCACCACCAACACCATCAGCAAGGCAGCCCTGGCCTGGCTGGCCGGCCCGCGCGGCTTCGCCGCCGGGGTCCTGCCGGGGCTGATCCTGATCCTGGCCGGCGCCTGGGGTGCCGCCTGGTGGGCCAGCTAA